The genomic segment GAGCGACGGACCGGTCAGCGCCTCCACCGCGTGTTCCGGATGCGGCATGATGCCGACGACGTTGCCGGCCTCGTTGGTGATCGCGGCGATGTCGCGCTGCGAACCGTTCGGGTTTCCGCGCAGGTAGCGCGCGACCACGCGGCCTTCGGCCTCGAGCTGGTCGAGCGTGCGCTCCTCGGCGACGAAGCAGCCCTCACCGTTCTTCACCGGGATCAGGATCTCCTGACCGGCCGTGAAGCCGTTGGTCCACGCGGTGTCGGTGGACTCGACCCGGAGGAACTGGTCGCGGTTGCGGAAGTGCAGGTGCTGGTTGCGGGTGAGCGCGCCGGGAAGCAGGTGCGCCTCGCAGAGGATCTGGAAACCGTTGCAGATGCCGAGCACCGGCAGCCCGCCGCGGGCCGCGTCGATGATCGTTTCCATGACCGGGGCGAACCGGGCGATGGCGCCACAGCGCAGGGCGTCGCCGTAGGAGAAGCCGCCGGGCAGCACCACGGCGTCGACGCCGTGCAGGTCGGGGTCGCCGTGCCAGAGGCGGACGACGTCGGCGCCGGCGATGCGCGCGGCGCGGGCCGCGTCCCCGTCGTCCAGCGAACCCGGGAAGGTGACCACACCGATGCGCATGGTCAGGCGACCTCCGCCGTAGCGTCCTCGTGGACGTGGATGGTGAAGTCTTCGATCACCGGGTTGGCGAGCAGTTTGTCGGCGATCTCACGAGCCCGGTCCAGATCGGGCGTGCCGTCGAACTCGATCTCGATGCGCCGGCCGATGCGGACGGACGAGACATCGGTGACGCCGAGCCTGGGCAGCGCATTCGCGACCGCC from the Paractinoplanes abujensis genome contains:
- the purS gene encoding phosphoribosylformylglycinamidine synthase subunit PurS, encoding MARVVVDVMLKPEILDPQGQAVANALPRLGVTDVSSVRIGRRIEIEFDGTPDLDRAREIADKLLANPVIEDFTIHVHEDATAEVA
- the purQ gene encoding phosphoribosylformylglycinamidine synthase subunit PurQ, which codes for MTMRIGVVTFPGSLDDGDAARAARIAGADVVRLWHGDPDLHGVDAVVLPGGFSYGDALRCGAIARFAPVMETIIDAARGGLPVLGICNGFQILCEAHLLPGALTRNQHLHFRNRDQFLRVESTDTAWTNGFTAGQEILIPVKNGEGCFVAEERTLDQLEAEGRVVARYLRGNPNGSQRDIAAITNEAGNVVGIMPHPEHAVEALTGPSLDGLGFFTSVLRALAGAPAGAQAGGHQ